In Desulfobulbaceae bacterium, the sequence CACCGGACGCTCCTGCTGATGGCGAGTGGCGCATGGACGGACAGCTTAAACTCTATGATGTAACTGCCCAAAAGTTTATCGGTAAGGCATCATCAGCTTGTCTCTCGTGTCATGATAAAGAGATCGGTACCGATGCCGGTGCTCCTCACGCAGTTCTTTGTGGGCTCGATGTGAACTTTAAGAAGTAGCAGATGTGAAGTTCGGCCTGATTGGGTCGAATGAGAGTAGGATAAGAAAAACCGGGAGGGCGGAAGCCTATCCCGGTTTTTTTTTGGTTTGATGAAAACCTGTTACCTTTAAGCAAGTTCCCGCGTGATCTCGTCAGCAAAGAGTTCTCGTTGCCAGTTCCGGGGGATGATTTCGTTGACAGGCGCGCCATCCGGTAAGTTTGCCAATGCCTCCAACAGGATATTGTTGGCTAAGATGCCAGGATCTAGTGTCATCTCGCTGGCCTTTATCTCTCTCCATCGCTTGAGACGTTTCAGTCGGGAATCCTTGCGAAGGTCTCGTTCTGGGCGGGGGGATAGGGGGTATTGGGGAAGTTTGGTGTCGGGAATGGCTAAACCCTTGGCAATAGCGCGCAGCAAGCCACTGCCATGCCGCTGAGTGATATTTTCACTCAGGCCTTTAATGTCTACTAGAGTATTGATCGTTAGAGGACGTTTTGTGGCAAGTTCCGCCAAGGTTTCATTTCCTACTACCTTAAATGGGGGCCGATCCATCCGGCGTGCCTGTTCGTCTCTGAAATGCAGTAATTCCTCAAGCACTGCCAATGTTCTTGGGGGGAGCCGTGAGGCTCCTTTGAAGCGGAGGAACAGGGGGGCATTTTTCCTCGCGGCAACCCGAACCTGCTCCAGGAAGAAGCACTCCTCAATTACCCAAGATAGCCGACCTTTTTTTTGAAGTTCCTCTTCTAACTGCATGTGCAAATCGATAAGGAAACGGGTGTCCATGGCCGCATAGTTCAGCATCTCTGGACTCAAAGGCCTTCGGCTCCAATCGGCTTTTTGCGACTGTTTATTTAACGTGACATCAAATCGTTTTTTCAAGGTAGCGGCGAGACCCAGATCTTTTTTTCCAAGAAACTGGGAAGCAATCATGGTGTCAAACAGGTTCTTTATCTCAAGGCCGAAATCTCGGTGAAGAGAACGGACATCGTAATCAGCCCCGTGGAAAACTTTCCGAATGGCCGGATTGGTCATGACAGAAGCAAGGGGTGAGAGGTCAGGCCCGGCCAGAGGATCGACAAGCGCGGAAAAGTTTGGGATAGAAAACTGGATCAGGCAGACTTTCTCCTGATATCGATGGAGTGAGTCTGCCTCTAAGTCACAGGCCACGATCTGCTCATCTTGCAGACGGTTGGCTAATTCTGTTACGCCTTGGGTGGTGGTAATCATCGGGATGTCTATCATTGTAAAATCCTTTAGGATGGGAATTGATCGATGACTTAGCAGTTGGATGGACGTGCGAGACTTCGGGTACGATATCCATCGATAGTTACTCGAAAATCGGGTCAAAGGCCAATGAAATGGCAGAGAATATGGGAAACTGGTTCAGTCGGGCGCCGAGTTTCTGGATTGCCGCTAATTGTTTCAAGTAACTCAAATTTGATGGCGTCGCAAAAAAAGTCCGATCTACTGCGTCCCCGTCCAACACCAGCGGGGATTGAACTGAATTGCGTGGCGGTTTTGCTCGTTCGGCATACCATATGTATGGCCTCACTCA encodes:
- a CDS encoding ribonuclease D, encoding MIDIPMITTTQGVTELANRLQDEQIVACDLEADSLHRYQEKVCLIQFSIPNFSALVDPLAGPDLSPLASVMTNPAIRKVFHGADYDVRSLHRDFGLEIKNLFDTMIASQFLGKKDLGLAATLKKRFDVTLNKQSQKADWSRRPLSPEMLNYAAMDTRFLIDLHMQLEEELQKKGRLSWVIEECFFLEQVRVAARKNAPLFLRFKGASRLPPRTLAVLEELLHFRDEQARRMDRPPFKVVGNETLAELATKRPLTINTLVDIKGLSENITQRHGSGLLRAIAKGLAIPDTKLPQYPLSPRPERDLRKDSRLKRLKRWREIKASEMTLDPGILANNILLEALANLPDGAPVNEIIPRNWQRELFADEITRELA